A window of Ascaphus truei isolate aAscTru1 chromosome 16, aAscTru1.hap1, whole genome shotgun sequence contains these coding sequences:
- the UPRT gene encoding uracil phosphoribosyltransferase homolog isoform X1 has protein sequence MEAMPAEQPGHRQIRFADKESPVLGEPEEGEPGEVEVGPQLKLLPMNDQIRELQTIIRDRTTSRGDFVFSADRLIRLVVEEGLNQLPYTECTVTTPTGYKYEGVKFEKGNCGVSIMRSGEAMEQGLRDCCRSIRIGKILIQSDEETQRAKVYYAKFPPDIYRRKVLLMYPILSTGNTVIEAVKVLIEHGVQPSCIILLSLFSTPHGAISIIQEFPDITILTTEVHPVAPTHFGQKYFGTD, from the exons ATGGAAGCCATGCCGGCCGAGCAGCCCGGACACCGGCAGATCCGGTTCGCGGATAAGGAGAGCCCGGTGCTGGGGGAGCCCGAGGAGGGGGAGCCCGGTGAGGTGGAGGTGGGACCCCAACTCAAACTGCTCCCCATGAACGATCAGATCCGGGAGCTGCAGACTATCATCAGggacag gaCCACAAGCCGAGGAGACTTTGTGTTCTCAGCAGACCGCTTG ATCCGGctggtggtggaagagggattGAATCAGCTGCCATACACCGAATGTACGGTGACCACTCCGACAG GGTACAAGTACGAGGGGGTGAAATTCGAGAAGGGAAACTGCGGCGTGAGCATAATGAGAAGCG GGGAGGCGATGGAGCAGGGTCTGCGGGATTGCTGCCGCTCCATCCGAATCGGGAAGATCCTCATCCAGAGCGACGAGGAGACGCAGCGAGCCAAAGTTTATTATGCCAAATTTCCTCCCGACATCTACAGGCGGAAGGTGCTCTTGATGTACCCCATACTGA GTACTGGGAACACTGTGATTGAGGCTGTAAAAGTCTTGATAGAACACGGAGTCCAACCTTCCTGTATCATACTCCTCAGCCTCTTCTCCACCCCACACG GTGCCATCTCGATCATCCAGGAGTTCCCGGACATAACCATCCTAACCACCGAGGTCCACCCGGTCGCTCCCACGCACTTCGGGCAGAAGTATTTTGGCACAGACTGA
- the UPRT gene encoding uracil phosphoribosyltransferase homolog isoform X2, producing MSSAMSEGAQSMPGHGRIEHSQSAPTLWTTSRGDFVFSADRLIRLVVEEGLNQLPYTECTVTTPTGYKYEGVKFEKGNCGVSIMRSGEAMEQGLRDCCRSIRIGKILIQSDEETQRAKVYYAKFPPDIYRRKVLLMYPILSTGNTVIEAVKVLIEHGVQPSCIILLSLFSTPHGAISIIQEFPDITILTTEVHPVAPTHFGQKYFGTD from the exons ATGAGCAGCGCCATGTCTGAGGGAGCGCAGAGCATGCCGGGACACGGGAGGATTGAGCACTCGCAGAGCGCCCCGACTCTATG gaCCACAAGCCGAGGAGACTTTGTGTTCTCAGCAGACCGCTTG ATCCGGctggtggtggaagagggattGAATCAGCTGCCATACACCGAATGTACGGTGACCACTCCGACAG GGTACAAGTACGAGGGGGTGAAATTCGAGAAGGGAAACTGCGGCGTGAGCATAATGAGAAGCG GGGAGGCGATGGAGCAGGGTCTGCGGGATTGCTGCCGCTCCATCCGAATCGGGAAGATCCTCATCCAGAGCGACGAGGAGACGCAGCGAGCCAAAGTTTATTATGCCAAATTTCCTCCCGACATCTACAGGCGGAAGGTGCTCTTGATGTACCCCATACTGA GTACTGGGAACACTGTGATTGAGGCTGTAAAAGTCTTGATAGAACACGGAGTCCAACCTTCCTGTATCATACTCCTCAGCCTCTTCTCCACCCCACACG GTGCCATCTCGATCATCCAGGAGTTCCCGGACATAACCATCCTAACCACCGAGGTCCACCCGGTCGCTCCCACGCACTTCGGGCAGAAGTATTTTGGCACAGACTGA